A single genomic interval of Koleobacter methoxysyntrophicus harbors:
- a CDS encoding DUF3006 domain-containing protein: MFIIDRFEGDMAVIEYEKGKSFNVPRFLLPPKAGEGDVVNITIELDTNTSLEMKKKTEGLMEDLFED; the protein is encoded by the coding sequence ATGTTTATAATCGATAGGTTCGAAGGGGATATGGCAGTGATCGAATACGAAAAGGGCAAATCCTTTAATGTGCCCAGATTCCTGCTTCCCCCGAAAGCCGGTGAGGGCGATGTGGTAAATATCACAATAGAATTGGATACGAATACCTCACTGGAAATGAAGAAAAAAACAGAAGGCCTTATGGAAGACCTTTTTGAGGATTAA